The region tctttggtttttgtttgcaTTTTTCATTACTTTACTAAATTAAAATGTTTTCTATAACAATAATGAAATATTGACTTACTTTGGTTGTGCTTGGTAACAAGCTACGAAGCTTAGCAAGATGATTATTGATTCTCTCTCTGCGTCTTCTCTCAGCTTCACTATGACTCTTGGAAGCAGCAAGAGCTTTAGCCTCCATGATTTCTTGAGCACTCATCTTTCCAACATCACCACCTTGATATTGAAGTCCACCAAAGGATCCATGTTGGTGAAGTGTATCAGATATGATCCTAAGATGCTGTTCAGACCCtccatgatgatgatgatgatgatgatgatgatcgTATGCAAACTGAAGAGAAGGAACCCTAGAAGATCTGTTGAACAAGCTTGCGTAAGGTGATGATGAAGTTTGTTGTTGAGGAAGAACAAAAGGGTCATGGACATGGAATTGTTGCATAGACATAGATGACCATGGTTGTTGCAAGATTGGCGAAGAAACAACTTGATGATGATCACCTGGGAAAGTGAAACTGTTTTGTTGCCGCATGATTTGTTGTTGGTGAAGAAGAAACTGTTCTTGTTGATAGGTTTCGAAGTTGTTCATTGTTTGAGATGAACACTGCCCTTGATCTTCTTGTATCATATTCTCTCTGCTTATATATCCAAACTCCAAGCctttatatataaatataatgatgatgatgaagtgaAAATAAAGATTCAAATGTCAGAAAGTTAAGGTAGCAATATATATAATATAGCTAGGTTTAGTTTTGCATAACTATATATTTTTCTATTAAGAGTTTGAAGAGTTTGTTTTTTACTAGGGTATTTAAAAAGACAAAATGGGTTAGTGAAAAgatgaaaaaaaatatatatatatatatatatatataattaagAAAAAAAACTATATTATAACTTTGATAATGATTATATAATGGTGGGGGGAGAATGAGTTATTTAGTTTGTTTTTTTGTGTTGTGGTGGTGGGCGGCGAAAGAAAAGTCCAAGGTTATAGattttttttctttatatttttgtgtAATATATATTGCAATGTCAAATCTCTTTCAGTTGGTAGGTTTTTTCTGCCACAAACATTTGTGCTTAGTGATATCTTTTTACATTCAACACACAAAAACTTTCTTTTACCTTAGTGCTTTGTTGGTCTCTTTTTGGTTTTATTTTTCTTGTTCTTAAAACTTGTCTTTGCAGCCTTTTGGCCACCACCACACTCTAAACATATATAGACTCTCTTTGAGTCATGCTAGTTTACTTTACTTTCTTCTTACGGCAATCTCTCTTTCTAGTATATTCTAATATATGTATATGGATgtatttctttttttcttttt is a window of Lathyrus oleraceus cultivar Zhongwan6 chromosome 6, CAAS_Psat_ZW6_1.0, whole genome shotgun sequence DNA encoding:
- the LOC127097108 gene encoding transcription factor bHLH30 codes for the protein MIQEDQGQCSSQTMNNFETYQQEQFLLHQQQIMRQQNSFTFPGDHHQVVSSPILQQPWSSMSMQQFHVHDPFVLPQQQTSSSPYASLFNRSSRVPSLQFAYDHHHHHHHHHGGSEQHLRIISDTLHQHGSFGGLQYQGGDVGKMSAQEIMEAKALAASKSHSEAERRRRERINNHLAKLRSLLPSTTKTDKASLLAEVIQHVKELKRQTSLIAETCQVPTECDELTVDAANDDDDEECGNGNGNKFILKASLCCDDRSDLLPELIKTLKALRLRTLKADITTLGGRVKNVLFITGEDHDHEYCISSIQEALKAVMEKSVGDESASGNVKRQRTNIISISN